In Moorella sp. Hama-1, a single genomic region encodes these proteins:
- a CDS encoding DMSO/selenate family reductase complex B subunit yields the protein MAGQLGFHVQQDRCIGCFTCQIACKDKNDLEVGQLFRRVHEIAGGGYTEVGNNAVKADVYAYWISLSCNHCQDPPCVKNCPTGAMQKRPGDGVVFVDQNKCIGCRYCMWSCPYGAPQYNPKTGKVGKCDFCRDLLAQGEPPACVAACPMRVLDFGPLDELKKKNGGTDQIKGLPDPNLTKPSLLITPHRDAALGK from the coding sequence ATGGCCGGACAGCTAGGCTTTCACGTACAGCAAGACCGCTGTATCGGCTGCTTTACCTGCCAGATCGCCTGCAAGGATAAAAACGACCTGGAGGTAGGGCAGCTCTTCCGGCGGGTCCATGAGATAGCCGGGGGCGGTTACACTGAGGTAGGTAACAACGCCGTCAAGGCCGATGTTTACGCCTACTGGATCTCTTTGAGCTGCAACCACTGCCAGGATCCGCCTTGCGTTAAGAACTGTCCCACCGGGGCCATGCAGAAGCGGCCCGGGGACGGCGTCGTCTTCGTCGACCAGAATAAATGCATCGGTTGCCGTTATTGCATGTGGAGCTGCCCCTACGGGGCGCCCCAGTATAACCCGAAAACAGGCAAGGTAGGCAAGTGCGACTTCTGCCGCGACCTGCTGGCTCAAGGGGAACCGCCGGCCTGTGTAGCGGCCTGTCCCATGCGGGTCCTGGACTTCGGCCCCCTGGACGAATTAAAAAAGAAAAACGGCGGCACTGACCAGATTAAAGGCCTGCCTGACCCCAACCTTACCAAACCATCGCTATTAATTACACCCCACCGGGATGCAGCCCTGGGGAAATAG